The Malus domestica chromosome 17, GDT2T_hap1 genome contains the following window.
AAGAAGATTAAAATACACTatgaaatctctccaattctctttaattccttaattttttcaaattctttaaaataaatttctaattgaatacatctgaaatgttataaacttatttaaaatcttaattgaatacatccaGATTTATAAGAATCTTAATAAACTAccttaaaatcttaattgaatacaccttaaatatttaattccttaaaatctcaattgaatacatccctcttaaattcattaaaataattaaaatccttacaaatctcaattgaatagaTCCCTTAACCTGCCAAAAGTTGCTAGGTGCGTGCCTATTAGCTAATTTAAAAGCAATTTCAAAAAAAGGCTTTCTAGGTTATAGAAGCACTGGCTACAAAAGCACGCTTATTAAGCCAAAGTTTGGAGGGACTTACAGAGAGCTCATCGACGTCGATCTTGGCGAACTGGACGTCGGTGAACTTGGCGGCCATGGCGTGGATGGCCGGCTCAATGAACCGGCAGGGCCCGCACCACGACGCCGAGAAATCGATCACCAGCTTCACGTTCCCCAATTAATCCAAAAAATTCCAACGATTAAGTCAAGAAAACAGTCAAATCAGAATCCCTAATCTCTCGGCAAtttcaaaactcaaaaaataaaatgaaaatgaaaatttattaTTGGGCAGGTACCAGCTGGGAGGATTCCTTGTGGGAGTTCAAGTGAAGCTGCCACCTGGCCGACGAGTGAAACGACGTCACCCCGGGCTCCTCCCCGGGCGCGGCGGAGTCATCCGCCGGCGCTCCTCCGATGAAGCTTGACAGAAACGATcccattctctctctttctcgatCGATCGATATTTCTTCCAACTACGACTCGATGTCAAACGACCCTCCGTTGAGTGGACGATAGTCACGATATAAAGTGTCAAGGGAGCAGTTATGATGTAATTTAACCCGTCAAATCCGATTTTCGCAAAAAAATCACTCTAAACGATTCggttttgaaaaaataaacttGGGTATTTTGCCGTTATGGATAACCATCGGGTAAATTTCTCCCAACCCATAcccaaaaaatatacaatctcGTTTTTGCCCTTTATGAATAACGGTTTGGGCAGTATCGACTTTTTAAGTATGGATCGGAGCATAATATGCACAAATATTCTTGTACATTAGATACTTGCCCGCACATTCAGTCGCTCTTTCACCTAGTTCATGCTACGAGCCAATTCATTCTAAAATTTTCACAAATTTAGAGGATAGTGAGAGTTCTTAGTTTGGGTTGCATTTGAGTAGAGACTTAAAACACGACAAGCGATCTTTCACGTTCTTTGCAGACTCCTGTTTATTATTGTCTATTAATTATCTTTGgccataaataaatacaaatggcaaAAAAAAAGTGTGCGAAAGTCACTTTATATAACTTTATTCAGAACATCACAAAATGCAATTTAATTTGTAAACCAAAAATACGGAAGAACCTCAACCAATGCACACGCAACAAACCTCATCCAAATGCTACATCTTTCCTTTTTAGGTTCCACTAAAATGGAACAGGAACACCTTGTTTCCTGTTCACAATGGCCATTGCCAAATACCGGGTGCCCATTCCGATGGGCGCCTTTTCATCAGGCCCCTCCCAAAAGGGGGCCTCTCCTTCGCCGACCAGTTGCCAGTATCCGTTCCTCAGAGATTCAAATTGTTCTTCTGTACAGTTTTGTGTTAATGCTTCCGCCCGAAAATTTATCCCAAGAGAACCAAGGAACTGAGACTGAGTAATTGGTCCATGGACAGAAACCTCTCCTGCAGAAATATTAAGTTTGGACAAAATATATCCTCAACCTTTTCATGACTCCAATCCATGGAAATATAATACTTAAAGAAAGACTAATGAGACGGTGTACCTGAAATTTCCTCGGCAGAGTGCCTGATGGAAGCAAAATCAACATACGCACTGAGATCAGCAGAGCCCGGATCATCCAGAATGTTGACAAATTGATGTTTCCGAATTGCCTGCAACAAAGCAAGTGTCACGGAAGTTAGAACAACAACCAGCAGTATACACGAACACAACTCGTGTCTTGAAAAGACGACCAAAATTAGACGTGGAAAAGCAACAGACCTGCAGACTATCGGATACTACTCCATTGAGGCCATAATCAATTATAAGAGCTCCACCTCCGTCAGAAGCAACTCTTTCAGCAATAGTTTGAGTCAACTCCATTGCTTTGGGGCAAACCTcaatatgttgaagctttgctATTTCTTCATTTCCAGCCCATTTGCAGCGTTTTGCGAGATAAAGAGTTGCTGGTGTAGGCTGTGAAGACAGAACAAAACGAAACCTAAACAATATTTATGAGTATCAAATAACACAATTATTTTGGAAGCACCTGCAAAAGAGACTTAATTCTAGTTTACATCCTTACGTTGAATCTTCTGCAACATCAATCATTTTCTCAGACCAGCCACGAGCAGCTTTCTGCAGTAAGTAAAAAAGATTAAGAATTGCCTAAACAAAATAGAAGAATAATCATCGAATGAGCAATTGGAGATGTAGGTCAGAAATGAACCACATAAACCTGAAATTGATGAACTGGTAAAGCGTCATAAAACTCGTGGGCAATTATGATAGATGGCACTGGCATGATAATCAAGAGAGCTAGTCAGTTGTTGCACAAACAGAAGTTAGCCGCCAtccattcattcattcatttccaatacacacacacaaaaataagcTCATCTTGCTTGTAACATAAATAAGAACACAACTACATACATCCTGTTGGAACATCTTCCAATGTGGCATGCCATGATACAGGAGTTTTAGCCAACGCGCTTACAGTCCTTTTGCCATCCGAAACCTCTTCATCTACACATTCCAGCTTCTGATGCTGAAGTTTCTGCAACGTAGGACTGCACTCTACCATGTGCACGTGCAATGATTCAGTGAAGTTCTTAAATTTTGACGCACCCTACACAGCATAGAAAGTAGCTACAGTTACTGTATTTCCATTTCTATAGCAATGACAATAAAGAAGTTCAATGAGCAAAGCCGGTTCATACATGAAGAAGATCGGCCATGAGAGTTCCTCTTCCCGGACCTAGCTCAACTAGGTTCACCCTATCCGGCTGTCCCATTTGCTCCCACAGAGATATTGCCCAAACACCAACCATCTAAATTCAAACAAGCagagaaaacaacaaaacattttctcttcAACAATCAAATTCGAACAAGAAGATAAATTAACAGAGTAATCAACAATCCAGCAAAAATAAATTTACCTCCCCAAACATCTGGCTCACTTCTGGGGAGGTGATGAAATCACCTCCAGCTCCGAACACATCTCGATTCATGTAGAATCCGGCTTTCGGATTCGTCAGAACCTCCTCCATATATTCAGCAACCGAGATTGGGCCGCCGCGGAACTAACCAAAACCCCACATTCACAACCACATTGCCACTCAAATTGCAACATTTACAGGTAACCCATAtcaaaaaaatggagaaaatagaagaaaaaacaaacctTGATGATTCCCTTGAGGTGCTTGACGAGCTCGGAGTCCGAAGTGGGTTCATGGGAATGCTCTGCCacaaaaattaattacaaataTTATGAAATTAATGAGAAAAACCAATTAGTGAATGAAAATTATGGATTGGTGGTGGTACCGGGTGGGTTGTACAAGCCGGAGCGGTCGACGGCGATGGAGGCGGTGGGTTGAGTGGTGGTTTGGTCAGGGTTGTCATCCAATTGTTCGACGAAAGGACTGTGTGGGgtttgggaagaagaagaataagatgttgaagaaacTGAACGGTTGGGAATTAAAGGGGCCGAATACGACGGAGGAAAGTGGGAGTTGGGAAGACGGCGGCGAGCGGCGGAAGCTTGTAGCAAAAACCGTCTCAACATTTTGGAACACCTCTGGTCACTCTCTGCGGGGACTGGCGTGGAAGTGACGAAGTGAAAACAACTACAACAAACTCGCCAATCGCCAAATTATCTTTAAAAATAACATTACAGGATACAAGATCCAACTTGGGGATGTAGCTCAGATGGTAGAGCGCTCGCTTAGCATGCGAGAGGTATGGGGATCGATACCCCACTTCTCCATTCGTTTTTGTATTTTCTACTTTTTAGAATTTCTTTATTGAATTCCATTTTTTTACCAATCAATCCAAATCGAATCGTGTCTAGTACTATGATTAATCGTGGCCTCTCCGTGCCTGAAAAATGTGGATAATTATAGCTTACCACCAGTTGCCCTcctgttgaaagaaaaaaataatactgAGATTAACCACCATTTGTAACCGATATTATTTTGCAATCCTCTTAATTTCTTAGTTGAAGTTTTATTTgttcaagagaaagaaaaacaacatgaTTAGATATTAGCTCAAAAGGGTGTCATACGAGGACTGATCATTTCAAATAATTCATTTTGATTGGACTGCAGAAGTACAAGCATTCGAGAATATGATATTAATAGTACTTAAGCTAGTAATATATAAGCAAATTACTTACTATATCATGTATTTTGttattaattaaagaattaaacATTGTCCAAATTGTTGTTAATCTTTTCATAACATCCGTTTTGGTAATGTTCGATGTAGTAGACAAAGAAGAGCAGCAAACTGGTAGCAATGGCAACAAAATACATGAGCACCACCGCGGCCAAGGGCATGAACGTCCTAAACTGACAAGCAAACCCAAACAGAATGCCACTCGTCAACCCGCAATAGGTGAACCTCAACGCCTCCTTCTTCACCGACTTCTCGCCACGTGGCAACCTGTTGGACACTTGTAGACACTTGTCCAAACCCCAGTAGGCCACGTAGATAAACGCGACGAAAGCGAGGGCCGGGTAGTCGCCGGCCTTGTACGCCCGGTACATTGTGGTGAGGTAGCAGGCTGTGAGGTTGAAGTAAGCAAAGCTGTCGCTGAAGTCCGGTGTTCGAGCAGTGTCTGGGACTTGTGTGGGGTTTTGGTGAGCATTCGTTGGCAACATTTTTGCAATTCTGCGCAAGTTTTTGTGTTCGAGTTTTTGGTCGAGTGAGGTTTGATTTGGTGGGTTTGTGAGTATTTAAGGGATTCCATGTGTGAAAGTGCCGAGAATTTTCCATGAAGTTGACACACAAGTGCCAAGGAGTTGGAACTTGCAATGACTGAACTTTCTTTGAAGAGCACAAGAAGCAGCCTAGAAAGTCACGGcttcctttattttctttttcttttttaaaagcGATCAATTGATAACTTTCACTGCAGTTCACCGTCGAGAGTCGCaaaaaatatccataatatcctgatattttcattgaaattttcttgttttttgactaccgatatttttttggactaccgatatttccgatattattgatattttagaccttgctaagtcactcatgtatcttaccatgcaatgtataaagtgtaaaatattgtactaattcattatatataaacgattatgatgtgtttaaacttctttcattaattactacatattttctacactcacaatgtttgccagctcgctatataatcaatttaaatcagttatatttatcatgcaatgcatttccttccaattttttgtgataaactaatagataattgactaaataaacattctgcaaagtttcaataaaaatttccaagtttttcttacaatttccgtggtttttattcaatttttatcgatatcgataatatcccgatatttccatcgaaattttcatgtttttggactaccgatatttccgatatcatcgatattttataccttgggtACAATTGTATGATTCAGCCAACGTTAGGAATCGAATCCAAAACTTATCGTGTAAATACGGACATAAAATTCTTTCCTAAACCACTAGGGCATCCCGTGGTGGTTGGTTGCTTGTTTACATTGTCTAGCGGAATTgtactttattaaaaaaaaaaaaactaatgaaaatagtttgaaaactttgagttttaatgataaggataaaataaacggtaaaatgaatagtaacagaattgactttttagtgtaaaaatgtgatttgttgttaaagtgaacagtaccagaaacttttcgttaaagttcttttaaaaaaatgattGGGGCCACATT
Protein-coding sequences here:
- the LOC103404404 gene encoding thioredoxin H2 isoform X2, whose product is MGSFLSSFIGGAPADDSAAPGEEPGVTSFHSSARWQLHLNSHKESSQLLVIDFSASWCGPCRFIEPAIHAMAAKFTDVQFAKIDVDELSVMAQEFGVQGMPTFVLLKKGKEVDRVIGAKKDELEKKVEKYRSL
- the LOC103404404 gene encoding thioredoxin H2 isoform X1; the protein is MGSFLSSFIGGAPADDSAAPGEEPGVTSFHSSARWQLHLNSHKESSQLLVIDFSASWCGPCRFIEPAIHAMAAKFTDVQFAKIDVDELSEVAQEFGVQGMPTFVLLKKGKEVDRVIGAKKDELEKKVEKYRSL
- the LOC103404407 gene encoding uncharacterized protein, whose translation is MLRRFLLQASAARRRLPNSHFPPSYSAPLIPNRSVSSTSYSSSSQTPHSPFVEQLDDNPDQTTTQPTASIAVDRSGLYNPPEHSHEPTSDSELVKHLKGIIKFRGGPISVAEYMEEVLTNPKAGFYMNRDVFGAGGDFITSPEVSQMFGEMVGVWAISLWEQMGQPDRVNLVELGPGRGTLMADLLHGASKFKNFTESLHVHMVECSPTLQKLQHQKLECVDEEVSDGKRTVSALAKTPVSWHATLEDVPTGLPSIIIAHEFYDALPVHQFQKAARGWSEKMIDVAEDSTFRFVLSSQPTPATLYLAKRCKWAGNEEIAKLQHIEVCPKAMELTQTIAERVASDGGGALIIDYGLNGVVSDSLQAIRKHQFVNILDDPGSADLSAYVDFASIRHSAEEISGEVSVHGPITQSQFLGSLGINFRAEALTQNCTEEQFESLRNGYWQLVGEGEAPFWEGPDEKAPIGMGTRYLAMAIVNRKQGVPVPF